A genome region from Chryseobacterium sp. G0186 includes the following:
- the aqpZ gene encoding aquaporin Z, with the protein MKKLFAEFFGTFWLVFGGCGSAVFAAGVPDIGIGLLGVALAFGLTVLTMAYAVGHISGGHFNPAVSFGLLAGGRFSAKDLVPYIVAQCLGAIVAAGCLYTILNGAGVVDFSQPGAFATNFYGEAVYNGKAFSMGAAFLAEFLLTAFFLIVIMGATDKWANGKFAGIAIGLALTLIHLISIPITNTSVNPARSLSQAVFTGGLAMSQLWLFWVAPILGGIVGGLIYKFLLQRDSTEVVAD; encoded by the coding sequence ATAAAAAAACTTTTTGCTGAATTTTTCGGCACATTTTGGCTTGTTTTCGGAGGTTGTGGAAGCGCTGTTTTCGCCGCCGGTGTTCCCGATATTGGCATTGGACTTTTAGGGGTTGCTCTGGCCTTTGGTCTTACTGTTCTCACAATGGCTTATGCTGTAGGCCATATCTCCGGAGGTCATTTTAATCCGGCTGTTTCCTTTGGACTTTTAGCAGGCGGAAGATTTTCTGCAAAAGATCTTGTTCCTTATATTGTAGCACAGTGTCTGGGAGCAATTGTTGCCGCAGGATGCTTGTATACAATCCTCAACGGAGCCGGAGTGGTAGACTTCTCTCAACCGGGGGCATTTGCCACCAATTTTTACGGAGAAGCCGTCTATAACGGAAAAGCTTTCAGCATGGGGGCAGCGTTCCTGGCGGAGTTTTTATTAACTGCATTTTTCCTTATTGTCATCATGGGTGCAACGGATAAATGGGCGAATGGTAAGTTTGCAGGAATCGCCATTGGTCTTGCCCTTACCTTGATTCACCTGATCTCTATTCCTATTACCAATACTTCTGTAAACCCTGCAAGATCTCTTTCTCAGGCAGTTTTCACAGGAGGACTTGCGATGTCACAACTTTGGTTATTCTGGGTCGCTCCAATTTTGGGAGGAATTGTAGGTGGATTGATCTACAAATTCTTACTTCAGAGAGATTCTACGGAAGTAGTAGCAGATTAG
- a CDS encoding acyl transferase has translation MELKSIFNIQTEQDFLNASLKTFRYQYENVEIYRKFVDYLNVNPDEVNSLMKIPFLPIEMFKNHQILDKNVTADLFFQSSGTTQMNLSKHFIADPDLYEESIYKSFEQFIGKPEDFIFLGLLPSYLEKQNSSLIHMVDYLMKKSDKPENGYFLYNHSELFDLLNQLKDKKVILFGVSFALLDFLDYCHSERTEESLNLLENLIVIETGGMKGRKEEMTKDELLKILQDGFNTGKIYSEYSMTELLSQAYSLGNNEYSCPNWMRIMVRNAEDPFSYEQEGRTGAINIIDLANTHSCSFIATQDLGKITGDQFQVLGRIDHSDIRGCSLLVG, from the coding sequence ATGGAATTGAAAAGTATATTCAACATACAGACAGAGCAGGATTTCCTGAATGCATCGTTGAAAACATTTCGTTATCAGTATGAAAATGTTGAAATATATAGAAAATTTGTAGACTATTTAAATGTCAATCCGGATGAGGTAAACAGCCTTATGAAAATACCTTTTCTACCCATTGAGATGTTTAAAAATCATCAGATTTTAGATAAAAATGTGACTGCTGATCTGTTTTTTCAAAGTTCAGGAACGACACAGATGAATCTTTCAAAACATTTTATTGCCGATCCCGATCTATATGAAGAAAGCATTTATAAAAGCTTTGAGCAGTTCATCGGAAAGCCTGAGGATTTTATCTTCCTTGGCTTGCTTCCAAGTTATCTGGAAAAACAGAATTCATCATTGATTCACATGGTGGATTATCTGATGAAAAAATCAGACAAGCCTGAAAACGGGTATTTCCTCTATAATCATTCCGAGCTTTTTGACCTGTTGAACCAATTAAAGGATAAAAAGGTTATTCTTTTTGGAGTTTCCTTTGCCTTACTGGACTTTTTAGACTATTGCCACTCTGAACGAACTGAGGAATCTCTGAATCTTCTTGAAAATTTAATCGTTATTGAAACCGGTGGGATGAAAGGAAGGAAAGAAGAGATGACAAAGGATGAACTTCTGAAAATTTTACAAGATGGATTTAATACCGGTAAAATTTATTCAGAATATTCAATGACGGAGTTGTTGTCTCAGGCCTATTCTCTGGGAAATAATGAATACAGCTGCCCCAATTGGATGAGAATTATGGTGCGAAATGCAGAAGATCCCTTTTCCTATGAACAGGAGGGAAGAACAGGTGCCATTAATATCATCGATCTTGCTAATACGCATTCCTGCTCTTTTATTGCCACTCAGGATTTAGGAAAGATTACAGGAGACCAATTTCAGGTATTGGGAAGAATAGACCATTCCGATATCCGAGGTTGTAGTTTGCTGGTAGGCTAA
- a CDS encoding UDP-2,3-diacylglucosamine diphosphatase, which produces MLKTTINLEPGKKVYFASDQHFGAPTLKESKVREEKFIRWMDEIKEDAQVLFLMGDLFDFWHEWKHVVPKGYVRVLGKIAELKDRGIHIYFFVGNHDLWMKDYLEEEIGCTVFYKKQYFEMGGKQFLLAHGDGLGPGDKGYKRMKKLFTNPVAQWFFKWLHPDIAMKIALYLSQKNKMISGEEDKAFLGEDKEFLIIYSKEKLKTQNIDYFVYGHRHLPMVLNLEKNSKYINLGDWISYFTYGVFEKDFELKVYEK; this is translated from the coding sequence GTGTTAAAAACAACAATTAATTTAGAACCTGGAAAAAAAGTATACTTTGCCTCAGATCAACATTTTGGTGCACCTACACTTAAGGAAAGCAAGGTGCGTGAGGAGAAATTTATACGTTGGATGGATGAGATTAAAGAAGATGCTCAGGTTTTATTTTTAATGGGTGACCTTTTCGATTTCTGGCATGAATGGAAGCATGTTGTTCCAAAAGGATATGTACGCGTGTTAGGAAAAATTGCAGAATTAAAGGACAGAGGAATTCATATTTATTTCTTTGTGGGGAATCACGATCTGTGGATGAAAGATTATCTGGAAGAGGAAATCGGATGTACCGTTTTCTATAAGAAGCAGTATTTTGAAATGGGAGGCAAACAGTTTCTGTTGGCTCACGGTGATGGGTTGGGACCCGGAGATAAAGGATATAAAAGAATGAAGAAACTATTCACCAATCCGGTGGCACAATGGTTTTTCAAATGGCTTCATCCGGATATTGCCATGAAGATTGCCTTGTATCTTTCTCAAAAGAATAAAATGATTTCCGGAGAAGAAGATAAAGCCTTTCTGGGTGAGGACAAAGAGTTTTTGATTATCTATTCTAAAGAAAAACTGAAAACTCAGAATATCGATTACTTTGTATACGGTCACAGACATCTTCCAATGGTTTTGAACTTGGAAAAGAATTCAAAATACATCAACCTTGGAGACTGGATTTCCTATTTTACCTATGGAGTTTTTGAAAAAGATTTTGAATTGAAGGTCTATGAAAAATAA
- a CDS encoding 6-pyruvoyl trahydropterin synthase family protein: protein MIRITKIFTFETAHVLYNYDGKCKNMHGHSYKLFVTVKGKPINDIENPKNGMVVDFGDIKSIVKSEIVDVWDHAVLLNALTPHKQLGDDLEQKGHKVIYCSFQPTCENMLYAIAAKVKSRLPEGISLAYLKLHETENSYGEWFAEDNQ, encoded by the coding sequence ATGATACGTATTACAAAAATTTTTACATTCGAAACAGCCCACGTACTGTACAACTACGATGGGAAGTGTAAAAATATGCATGGACATTCCTATAAGCTGTTTGTAACGGTGAAAGGGAAGCCTATTAATGATATTGAAAACCCTAAAAACGGGATGGTGGTTGATTTTGGAGATATCAAAAGTATCGTAAAATCTGAAATCGTAGACGTTTGGGATCATGCAGTTCTTCTTAATGCACTTACTCCGCACAAACAGTTGGGAGACGATCTTGAGCAGAAAGGACATAAGGTGATCTACTGCAGCTTCCAGCCAACCTGTGAAAATATGCTGTATGCCATTGCTGCAAAAGTAAAATCAAGACTCCCTGAGGGAATTTCGCTTGCCTATCTTAAACTTCATGAGACAGAAAACTCTTATGGAGAATGGTTTGCAGAAGACAATCAATAA
- a CDS encoding serine hydrolase, translating to MKHSIFIALFLNFSFLGYSQTAEQSKAIDTYVKKVIQINEIPGMAVGIVKNDQVTFQQYYGRENLESNKKVDSNSMFRIYSNTKLMSGVGLFKLIEEGKVSLEDKISKYVDNLPKEWQDVQVKNLLSHSSGLPNWVDFNDISVTATNAEVIDRLSKEKMEFETGDHYRYNQTNYLLITMIIEKVTGKTYEDYILGNQFKDSKKQVVFSSNPVEKIPNRVVKYTYNTTTKQYEKVTGIDGVRAHSSNGLAITLPAFLQWSIHLSKNDFLKPETKKMMWKPFNYKNNGWEFAHGWEITDYNKTRAYGFSGGNVSAYSIFPDHNMAIVVMYNGNKGFPVMYQMINHIAGIMDKQLMDPYALVEEMTIAEPLVHPNMKKEKYGYRIENDNVIFSYQYPKNSSTEFIKGVSVAGAFNNWNMNDPSYQMTPKKNNVFEVAVPKSQFEKGKTYGFKFVMNKTGWLTIPYHAANTDGTQDNNLILKID from the coding sequence ATGAAGCACTCAATTTTTATAGCATTATTTTTAAACTTTTCATTTTTAGGATATAGCCAAACAGCAGAACAATCAAAAGCAATTGATACCTATGTGAAAAAGGTTATCCAAATCAATGAAATTCCGGGAATGGCTGTTGGAATCGTAAAAAATGATCAAGTAACCTTCCAGCAATATTATGGGAGAGAAAATCTGGAAAGTAATAAAAAAGTGGATTCCAATTCCATGTTCAGGATCTATTCCAATACCAAACTGATGTCAGGAGTTGGCCTTTTTAAGCTGATTGAAGAGGGAAAGGTTTCATTGGAAGATAAAATTTCAAAGTATGTGGATAACTTGCCAAAAGAATGGCAAGATGTTCAGGTGAAAAATCTTCTGTCGCATTCTTCGGGACTTCCCAACTGGGTTGATTTTAATGATATCTCTGTAACTGCAACCAATGCTGAGGTTATTGATCGGTTATCAAAAGAAAAAATGGAATTTGAAACTGGAGATCATTATAGATACAATCAGACCAATTATCTTTTGATTACCATGATTATTGAAAAGGTAACAGGAAAAACATATGAAGATTATATCCTGGGCAACCAATTTAAGGATTCCAAAAAACAGGTGGTATTTTCTTCCAACCCTGTGGAGAAAATTCCTAACAGAGTTGTAAAATATACTTATAATACAACCACAAAACAATACGAAAAGGTGACCGGTATTGACGGTGTGAGGGCTCATTCTTCCAATGGACTTGCAATTACTCTTCCTGCTTTTTTACAGTGGAGTATTCATCTTAGCAAAAATGATTTTCTGAAGCCGGAAACAAAAAAAATGATGTGGAAACCGTTTAACTACAAAAATAACGGTTGGGAATTTGCACATGGCTGGGAAATTACAGATTACAATAAGACAAGGGCATATGGTTTTTCCGGTGGAAATGTAAGCGCATACAGTATCTTTCCGGATCATAATATGGCTATTGTGGTCATGTATAATGGAAACAAAGGATTTCCGGTGATGTATCAGATGATTAATCACATTGCCGGAATTATGGATAAACAACTTATGGATCCCTATGCTTTGGTGGAAGAAATGACGATTGCCGAGCCTCTTGTTCATCCCAATATGAAAAAAGAAAAATATGGATACAGAATAGAAAATGACAATGTAATTTTTTCTTATCAATATCCTAAAAACTCAAGTACGGAATTTATTAAAGGAGTTTCAGTAGCGGGTGCATTTAATAATTGGAATATGAATGACCCGTCTTATCAGATGACTCCAAAAAAGAATAATGTCTTTGAAGTTGCAGTACCCAAATCACAGTTTGAAAAAGGAAAGACTTATGGCTTTAAGTTTGTGATGAATAAAACCGGATGGTTAACCATTCCTTATCATGCTGCTAACACAGACGGAACGCAGGATAATAATTTAATCCTGAAAATTGATTAA
- a CDS encoding acyl-CoA thioesterase — MAAEHWNLLKQKTEYVNDAWMLLDHHIQYKKQVYLDDLITVKTYPQDPEGAKQPRKVEFYCNDELVVDSSTLWVLFDTETKKIKRLESNWLEKLI, encoded by the coding sequence GTGGCAGCCGAGCATTGGAATCTTTTAAAACAGAAAACAGAATATGTGAATGATGCATGGATGCTCCTGGATCATCATATTCAATACAAAAAACAGGTGTATCTGGATGATTTGATTACAGTAAAGACCTATCCGCAAGATCCTGAGGGAGCTAAGCAGCCCAGAAAAGTAGAATTTTACTGTAATGATGAACTTGTGGTAGACTCAAGTACCCTTTGGGTTTTATTTGATACAGAAACAAAAAAAATAAAACGATTGGAGAGCAATTGGCTCGAAAAACTGATCTAG
- a CDS encoding acyl-ACP thioesterase domain-containing protein has product MSKYFNGMSLMYEKQIRVTEEHIDQNKHVNNVQYVHWVE; this is encoded by the coding sequence TTGAGTAAATATTTCAACGGAATGAGTTTAATGTACGAAAAGCAGATACGGGTAACAGAAGAGCATATAGACCAGAACAAGCATGTCAATAATGTGCAGTATGTACATTGGGTAGAATAA
- a CDS encoding OmpH family outer membrane protein produces MKLIKLFFIAAGLTLTANAAHAQQKIGTVNSNDIFSNLSEVKTIGTTIETMTKTKQAEIEKLITEYQAKLKAAQDKEATMTEANKEAVTKELVAAHTELQGLGKKIEEGRALAAKDISAKQNELFTPLQQKVKAAISAVAKERNLNFIFDTASQESSNLVYTDGSEDITAQVKTKLGATASAPVSKAKK; encoded by the coding sequence ATGAAGCTAATTAAATTATTCTTTATTGCAGCAGGATTAACGCTGACAGCTAATGCAGCTCATGCTCAACAGAAGATCGGAACTGTAAACTCCAATGATATTTTCTCCAATTTATCTGAAGTGAAAACTATAGGGACTACTATTGAGACAATGACTAAAACCAAACAGGCTGAAATTGAGAAATTGATCACAGAATATCAGGCTAAATTGAAAGCTGCTCAGGATAAAGAAGCAACCATGACGGAAGCTAATAAAGAAGCAGTAACTAAAGAATTGGTGGCAGCACACACTGAACTACAGGGGCTTGGTAAAAAAATAGAAGAAGGAAGAGCTTTGGCAGCAAAGGATATTTCAGCTAAACAAAATGAATTGTTTACACCTCTTCAACAAAAGGTAAAAGCTGCTATTTCTGCAGTGGCCAAAGAAAGAAATCTGAATTTTATATTTGATACAGCGTCACAAGAATCAAGTAATCTGGTATATACAGACGGAAGTGAAGATATTACAGCTCAGGTAAAAACTAAATTAGGAGCAACGGCTTCTGCACCAGTTTCAAAGGCTAAAAAATAA
- the aceA gene encoding isocitrate lyase, whose amino-acid sequence MKTKQEQIQAIEQDWLTNPRWNGIKRTYTAEEVLKLRGSYKIDYTIATEMSKKFWDKLNTQDYVAGLGALTGNQAVQEVDAGLEAIYLSGWQVAADANLSGEMYPDQSLYPANSVPSVVKKINNALLRADQVQSVSGVGEKEYLVPIIADAEAGFGGNLNAFELMKQMIEAGAAGVHFEDQLSSAKKCGHLGGKVLVPTQEAVNKLIAARLAADVLGVPSLIIARTDADAADLLTSDIDDRDKKFVTGERTSEGFYVVRNGVEQGIDRGLSYAPYADLIWMETSNPDLEQARRFAEGIHAKFPGKMLAYNCSPSFNWAARLSVEEMSTFREELAKMGYKFQFITLAGFHALNTAMFELALAYKERGMAGYSELQEREFALQQKGFRAVKHQSFVGTGYFDEVQNVVTNGSSATVAMKDSTETAQFH is encoded by the coding sequence GAAGTTTTAAAACTTCGTGGTTCCTACAAAATTGATTATACCATTGCTACAGAAATGTCTAAAAAATTCTGGGATAAACTGAATACTCAGGATTATGTGGCAGGACTTGGTGCATTAACCGGCAATCAGGCGGTACAGGAAGTAGATGCCGGCCTTGAAGCGATTTACCTTTCTGGATGGCAGGTGGCGGCAGATGCCAATCTATCAGGAGAAATGTATCCGGACCAGTCATTATATCCCGCAAATTCAGTGCCCTCTGTGGTGAAGAAAATCAATAATGCTTTATTGAGGGCGGATCAGGTTCAGTCTGTAAGCGGAGTTGGAGAAAAAGAATATCTGGTGCCAATTATTGCGGATGCGGAAGCAGGTTTTGGAGGAAATCTGAATGCTTTTGAACTTATGAAGCAGATGATAGAGGCAGGAGCTGCCGGTGTACATTTTGAAGATCAGCTTTCTTCTGCAAAAAAGTGTGGGCACTTAGGAGGTAAAGTATTAGTGCCTACTCAGGAAGCAGTAAATAAATTGATTGCAGCACGTTTAGCAGCAGATGTATTGGGCGTTCCGAGTCTTATCATTGCAAGAACAGATGCGGATGCAGCGGATTTATTAACTTCAGATATTGATGACAGAGATAAGAAATTTGTTACCGGAGAAAGAACTTCAGAAGGTTTTTATGTAGTAAGAAACGGAGTAGAGCAGGGAATAGACAGAGGGTTGTCTTATGCTCCTTATGCAGATCTGATCTGGATGGAAACATCCAACCCGGATTTGGAGCAGGCCAGAAGATTTGCAGAAGGAATTCATGCAAAATTCCCTGGGAAAATGCTTGCTTATAACTGTTCACCATCATTCAACTGGGCTGCAAGGCTGAGTGTAGAAGAAATGTCTACTTTCCGAGAAGAGCTGGCAAAAATGGGGTACAAATTCCAGTTTATCACCTTGGCAGGTTTCCATGCCTTGAATACCGCAATGTTTGAACTGGCTTTAGCTTATAAAGAAAGAGGAATGGCTGGATATTCTGAACTGCAGGAACGTGAGTTTGCCTTACAGCAAAAAGGATTCAGAGCAGTGAAACATCAGTCTTTTGTAGGAACAGGATATTTCGATGAAGTTCAAAATGTGGTTACCAATGGTTCTTCAGCTACGGTAGCGATGAAAGATTCTACAGAAACGGCACAGTTTCATTAA